The following proteins come from a genomic window of Saccharicrinis carchari:
- the coaD gene encoding pantetheine-phosphate adenylyltransferase, translating to MKRIAIFPGSFDPFTIGHHNIVQRAVYLFDELVIGIGFNAKKQDFYPVDKRIEWISYLFEDQPKIRVEKFEGLTVDFAKSQGAGFILRGIRTSADFEYERAIAQVNKAMSGVESVFLLTTPEHTPVNSTIVRDIIRHKGDAGLFIPEKIREKVKEYRR from the coding sequence ATGAAACGTATCGCGATTTTTCCAGGGTCGTTCGATCCTTTTACCATAGGGCATCACAACATTGTTCAAAGAGCGGTATATCTGTTCGACGAGTTGGTTATAGGTATTGGCTTTAATGCAAAAAAACAAGATTTTTATCCGGTAGATAAACGCATAGAGTGGATTAGTTACCTTTTTGAAGATCAGCCTAAAATAAGGGTTGAGAAATTTGAAGGCCTAACAGTTGATTTTGCCAAGAGCCAAGGAGCCGGTTTTATTCTTCGGGGTATCCGCACTTCGGCGGATTTTGAGTACGAAAGAGCCATTGCGCAGGTAAACAAAGCCATGTCGGGTGTCGAATCTGTTTTCTTGCTCACAACGCCCGAACATACGCCTGTCAATTCAACTATTGTCAGAGATATTATTCGCCATAAGGGAGATGCGGGTTTATTCATCCCCGAAAAGATAAGAGAAAAAGTAAAGGAGTACAGGAGATAG
- a CDS encoding efflux RND transporter periplasmic adaptor subunit, producing the protein MKKIIRIALVLVLITLFTWVVYYLYTQSKKDPVVYETEMLEISDIVKKTVATGSVVPRQEIEIKPQESGIITEIYVEPGDELKKGDLLAKIQIIPEMVQVNNAESQLNKARILFKNAEIEYQRKKELFDNGVIAESEYLDELMRYENAKVDLNTADNNLQLIKEGVTHKMGAQTNTIIKATIDGMVLDVPVEVGNSVIKSNTFNDGTTVAILADMGKMIFQGKVDETEVGKIREGMDLELSIGAIEEEKYKATLEFIAPKGVEENGAIQFEIKAAVSLNKGQFIRSGYSATADIVLDRRDSVYVIKEKLITFSNDSAFVEVEVGEQEFEKKQIITGLSDGIKIEVKSGITKNDKIKVPKS; encoded by the coding sequence ATGAAAAAAATAATTAGAATCGCATTGGTGCTTGTTTTAATAACACTTTTTACCTGGGTGGTGTATTACCTTTATACACAATCTAAAAAAGACCCGGTGGTATATGAAACAGAGATGTTAGAAATATCCGACATCGTAAAAAAAACCGTGGCCACCGGCTCTGTGGTACCGCGACAGGAGATAGAGATAAAACCGCAAGAATCGGGTATCATAACCGAAATATATGTGGAGCCCGGCGATGAGCTGAAGAAAGGTGACCTGCTGGCCAAAATACAGATTATACCCGAAATGGTGCAGGTAAACAATGCCGAAAGCCAGCTGAACAAAGCCAGGATACTATTCAAAAATGCCGAGATAGAATATCAACGCAAAAAAGAGCTTTTTGATAATGGAGTGATAGCCGAATCGGAGTATCTGGACGAACTGATGCGTTACGAAAACGCCAAAGTGGATTTGAATACCGCCGACAACAACCTGCAACTGATAAAGGAAGGTGTAACGCACAAGATGGGGGCGCAAACCAATACCATTATTAAAGCAACCATCGATGGCATGGTGCTCGACGTGCCCGTTGAAGTGGGCAACTCCGTTATTAAAAGTAACACTTTTAACGACGGTACCACGGTAGCTATCCTGGCCGATATGGGCAAGATGATTTTCCAGGGCAAAGTTGATGAAACCGAAGTGGGTAAGATACGCGAAGGCATGGATCTGGAGCTCTCTATAGGTGCCATTGAGGAGGAAAAATACAAAGCTACACTCGAGTTTATTGCCCCCAAAGGTGTGGAGGAAAACGGAGCCATACAGTTTGAAATAAAAGCAGCAGTATCCTTAAACAAAGGCCAGTTTATACGCTCCGGATACAGCGCCACAGCCGACATTGTATTGGATCGTCGCGACAGTGTTTACGTGATCAAGGAAAAACTCATCACCTTTAGTAACGATTCGGCATTTGTAGAAGTGGAAGTGGGCGAACAGGAATTCGAAAAAAAGCAGATAATAACCGGTCTTTCCGATGGCATTAAGATAGAAGTCAAGTCTGGAATTACAAAGAATGACAAAATTAAGGTTCCAAAATCGTAA
- a CDS encoding TlpA family protein disulfide reductase, which produces MAAIKSVAGENKEVTLWGNAPEYSTMRLTIERQSNYITRNFEDVETFSVDPKGNFSVTFSVEEIAKIYMPLGQMRGYMYVEPGRTYLLTLPLYRPLRPEDKFNPFFEPETVVLGIQNNFPGEINKKTVAFEEKYNYLFSKDIKRIVLTGNKKDLFKIIDQTEAAFPAEKGTWFYYYKHFKYQNIYEYAYSDKPREVIYNGFSSIPVQYNLDTYWASFNKQFGNFFHYYFSTKEGQSFKETWNTSESFQLLTATLRKDTLFKNRELAELILLKNLYAGFYGTTYSKLKITNIVKTAKNNCANVQNNKIASDIFDKITKLNVGESPPNFELSDLSGTKTLLLENYRGKFVYLNFANTKNYACKKDFQVLEQMAEMYKKDMYIVTVLTDEDPDEAMAYVKNNNLSWDFLHFGQNAKVLLDYNIKALPTYYLINPEGIMSLSPAPAPEENFALVFAEVYNNYRRKQLRKNRPNTRTIYDL; this is translated from the coding sequence ATGGCTGCAATAAAAAGTGTTGCAGGCGAAAACAAGGAGGTTACGCTATGGGGAAATGCACCCGAGTATTCAACTATGCGCTTAACCATTGAGCGGCAAAGTAATTATATTACCCGTAATTTTGAGGATGTTGAAACCTTTTCGGTAGATCCTAAAGGGAATTTTAGTGTTACTTTTTCCGTAGAGGAAATAGCTAAAATATATATGCCCTTAGGTCAAATGCGCGGATACATGTATGTGGAGCCGGGCAGAACTTATTTACTTACCCTGCCTTTGTATCGTCCTTTACGGCCTGAAGATAAATTCAATCCTTTTTTTGAACCCGAAACGGTAGTGTTGGGTATTCAAAATAACTTTCCCGGCGAAATCAATAAAAAAACCGTTGCCTTTGAAGAGAAATATAATTATCTGTTCAGCAAAGATATTAAACGTATTGTGCTAACAGGCAATAAAAAAGATCTTTTTAAGATTATTGACCAAACCGAGGCAGCCTTTCCGGCCGAGAAAGGAACGTGGTTTTATTATTACAAACATTTTAAATATCAGAATATTTACGAATATGCCTACTCTGATAAACCAAGGGAGGTAATTTATAATGGTTTTTCTTCTATTCCGGTGCAGTATAATCTGGATACCTATTGGGCTTCCTTTAACAAGCAATTTGGTAATTTTTTTCATTACTATTTTTCTACAAAGGAAGGTCAAAGCTTTAAGGAAACCTGGAATACATCTGAATCTTTCCAGCTACTTACGGCAACCCTGCGAAAGGATACACTTTTTAAGAACAGGGAATTAGCTGAATTGATACTGTTGAAAAATCTTTATGCCGGGTTTTATGGCACCACCTATTCCAAGCTTAAAATTACGAACATCGTTAAAACGGCCAAAAACAATTGCGCTAACGTACAAAATAATAAAATTGCAAGCGACATATTTGATAAAATTACCAAACTGAATGTAGGAGAATCGCCACCTAACTTTGAGTTGTCTGATCTTAGCGGAACAAAAACCCTTTTATTAGAAAATTATAGGGGTAAATTTGTATACCTTAATTTTGCGAACACAAAAAATTATGCCTGTAAAAAAGATTTTCAGGTCTTAGAGCAGATGGCCGAAATGTACAAAAAAGACATGTATATTGTTACGGTACTCACCGATGAAGATCCGGACGAAGCAATGGCTTATGTAAAAAATAATAATTTAAGTTGGGATTTCCTGCATTTTGGACAAAATGCCAAGGTGCTTCTGGATTACAATATTAAAGCATTGCCTACCTATTATTTAATTAATCCTGAAGGTATTATGTCGCTTTCGCCGGCGCCGGCTCCCGAGGAGAATTTTGCCCTGGTTTTTGCCGAGGTATATAATAATTACCGTCGAAAGCAGCTTCGAAAGAATAGACCAAATACCAGAACTATTTATGATTTATAG
- a CDS encoding glycosyltransferase, with amino-acid sequence MTPYSNLEIQKYWDNFSERWAKYRKRRSYYWNSISKYCNYFIHPNSSILEVGCGHGDLLNTIKGKDKTGIDFSAKMIEAGRGRFPHIEFHQMAAEDITLQKQYDVIILSNIIGVLPDVQSVFVQLSKVSHDKTRVIVTYYNRMWEPFIRLAEFMGIKRKSPKQNWLSCSDIQNLLYLSGFESYKESRNMFLPYYVPLLSTFLNRFVSRLPLFNRMGLSQFIFARPIPETMATHQLSQKYSTSIIIPARNESGNIEDAIRRIPQFGKSIEIIYVEGNSTDDTWETIQAVQKKYAHSHNIKIMQQEGKGKGDAVRKGFEAASGDILMILDADLTVPPEDLSKFYNAIAMGKGEFINGVRLVYPMEKNAMRPLNTVGNHFFSKFFTYILERPIKDTLCGTKVMLKSDYEKLAANRKFFGEFDPFGDFDLLFGAYKLNLKIIDLPIRYRERKYGDTNISRFRHGVILLRMSMFATYKIKFW; translated from the coding sequence ATGACGCCGTACAGCAACCTGGAAATTCAAAAATATTGGGATAATTTTTCCGAACGATGGGCAAAATATCGTAAAAGAAGATCGTACTACTGGAATTCAATATCAAAATATTGTAATTATTTTATTCATCCCAACAGCAGTATTCTGGAAGTAGGTTGCGGACATGGTGATTTGTTAAATACAATCAAGGGCAAGGATAAGACGGGAATAGATTTTTCGGCTAAGATGATTGAGGCCGGTAGAGGCCGTTTTCCGCATATTGAATTTCATCAAATGGCTGCCGAAGATATCACTTTACAAAAGCAATATGATGTTATTATTTTGTCAAATATTATTGGTGTACTCCCTGATGTACAGTCGGTTTTTGTGCAGTTGAGCAAGGTGTCGCACGATAAAACCCGCGTTATCGTAACCTATTACAATCGCATGTGGGAGCCCTTTATACGGCTGGCAGAGTTTATGGGTATAAAACGGAAGTCACCTAAACAAAACTGGCTATCGTGTTCCGACATACAAAACCTTCTTTATCTATCGGGCTTTGAATCGTATAAAGAAAGCAGAAATATGTTTTTGCCCTACTACGTGCCCTTGCTATCTACCTTTCTAAACCGCTTTGTGAGTCGTCTACCCTTGTTCAACAGAATGGGTTTAAGCCAGTTTATTTTTGCGCGCCCCATACCGGAAACAATGGCAACTCATCAGCTAAGTCAGAAATATAGCACCTCTATTATTATTCCGGCTCGAAACGAAAGTGGAAATATTGAAGATGCCATCCGTAGGATCCCCCAATTTGGCAAGAGCATTGAAATAATTTATGTTGAAGGAAATTCAACAGACGACACGTGGGAAACCATACAGGCAGTACAAAAAAAATATGCACATTCGCATAATATTAAAATAATGCAACAAGAAGGCAAGGGCAAAGGAGATGCCGTGCGCAAGGGTTTTGAAGCAGCAAGTGGGGATATTTTAATGATTCTGGATGCCGATCTGACTGTTCCTCCCGAAGATTTATCTAAATTTTACAACGCCATTGCCATGGGAAAAGGCGAGTTTATAAATGGGGTTAGGCTCGTATATCCTATGGAAAAGAATGCCATGCGCCCTTTGAATACAGTTGGGAATCATTTTTTCAGTAAGTTTTTTACCTATATCCTGGAGCGACCCATCAAAGATACGCTATGTGGTACTAAAGTAATGCTAAAATCGGATTATGAAAAGTTGGCCGCCAATCGTAAGTTTTTTGGTGAATTTGATCCTTTCGGCGATTTTGACCTGTTATTTGGTGCCTACAAACTCAACCTTAAAATTATTGATTTACCCATAAGGTATAGGGAGCGAAAGTACGGTGATACTAATATTAGTAGATTTAGACATGGTGTTATTTTATTGCGCATGTCGATGTTTGCGACCTATAAAATCAAGTTTTGGTAA
- a CDS encoding ABC transporter permease, protein MFDRDRWQEILNAVKKNKLRSALTAFGVFWAIFMLVVMMGSGNGLKNGITAGVKDFATNSGFMWAETTTKAHQGFKRGRNWNINNRDIEAIKDQVTELDVISPRLNGWNLRSGENIVRGKRSGAFNVMGDYPAYRKIDPCTMVWGRYINDEDIKLKRKVCILGENVYEVMFDKEEDPVGQYIRVNGVYFMVVGVFRSNNPNINIGSNKKETVYMPFTAMQQTYNYGDQVHFFGLTAKKGVKVKAVIDKIRPILQKNHKLAPDDEEAIGKVDIENEIKTMFYTFLGIDILIWVVGLGTLIAGAIGVSNIMLIIVKERTKEIGIQRAIGAPPRIIVGQILSESVFLTTIAGFIGLAVGTFVLHMVDMAVDASRLTASPDEESFFLNPEIGLPIALAALGTLILVGFIAGLIPAIKAIRIKPIEALRHE, encoded by the coding sequence ATGTTCGACAGAGACAGATGGCAGGAGATACTAAATGCCGTAAAGAAAAACAAATTGCGCAGTGCACTCACCGCTTTCGGTGTGTTTTGGGCCATTTTTATGTTGGTAGTGATGATGGGCTCGGGCAACGGACTTAAAAACGGCATTACCGCCGGCGTTAAAGATTTTGCCACCAACAGTGGTTTTATGTGGGCCGAAACAACCACCAAGGCACACCAAGGCTTTAAGCGCGGCCGCAACTGGAACATCAACAACCGCGACATAGAGGCCATTAAAGATCAGGTAACCGAGCTTGATGTTATCTCGCCCAGACTAAACGGTTGGAACTTGCGAAGTGGCGAAAATATCGTCAGAGGAAAACGCTCCGGAGCCTTTAATGTAATGGGTGATTATCCGGCCTACCGAAAAATTGATCCTTGTACCATGGTCTGGGGAAGATATATTAACGACGAAGACATCAAATTGAAACGCAAGGTTTGCATCCTTGGCGAAAACGTATATGAAGTGATGTTTGATAAAGAAGAGGATCCTGTAGGGCAATACATCAGGGTGAACGGAGTGTATTTTATGGTGGTAGGCGTATTCCGTTCCAATAATCCTAACATAAACATTGGCAGCAATAAAAAGGAAACCGTTTACATGCCTTTCACGGCAATGCAACAAACATACAATTATGGCGATCAGGTTCATTTTTTTGGTCTGACGGCAAAAAAAGGTGTTAAGGTAAAAGCGGTAATTGACAAAATTCGGCCCATCCTTCAAAAAAACCATAAACTGGCCCCTGACGACGAAGAGGCCATCGGCAAAGTGGATATAGAGAACGAAATAAAAACCATGTTTTATACATTTTTAGGTATCGATATTTTAATATGGGTGGTGGGCCTGGGCACGCTAATAGCCGGTGCCATTGGGGTGAGCAACATTATGCTGATCATTGTGAAGGAGCGGACAAAAGAAATTGGGATACAGCGAGCCATAGGCGCACCTCCCCGAATTATTGTGGGGCAAATACTTAGCGAATCGGTTTTTCTGACAACCATAGCCGGCTTTATCGGGCTTGCTGTTGGCACTTTTGTATTGCACATGGTAGATATGGCTGTAGACGCATCACGACTAACGGCTTCTCCCGATGAAGAGTCCTTTTTTTTAAATCCTGAAATAGGATTGCCTATAGCTCTGGCAGCATTAGGAACCTTGATATTGGTGGGTTTTATTGCCGGATTAATACCTGCCATAAAAGCCATACGTATAAAACCAATTGAAGCATTACGTCATGAGTAG
- a CDS encoding efflux RND transporter periplasmic adaptor subunit, which yields MKKNILYPLIALAIIIIALIAGKKLGWIGGEFQLKVMVEQAEPRTLTELITANGKIKPEVEVKVSSDVSGEILELTVKEGDEVFNGQILAKIQPDIYQRHLEKMQASLRSAEANLAQAEAQLQQKELSFNRNKTLWEQQTISESEYELALSDYNIAKASAEASKAALRNAKASLNEAKDNLTKTTIYSPMDGTVSRLNVEKGERVVGTAQFEGTDMMTIANMNNMEVVVDVNENDIIRVSSRDTALIEVDAYLDRKFKGLVTEIANSAKSEGTSADQITNFEVKVLILPQSYRELIQEKGENFYPFRPGMSATVDIQTNTRADVLSVPIQSVTTRADTTTINTKDKDLNQEDDKTEVVFVVKEGRVEQRNVTPGIQDTRHIEIIEGLKEGEEVVTAPYSAIANKLKHNDPVEVVEKLFEDKEKK from the coding sequence ATGAAAAAAAATATTTTATATCCCCTAATCGCCCTGGCGATAATTATAATTGCACTTATCGCAGGTAAAAAACTAGGTTGGATAGGTGGCGAATTCCAACTAAAAGTCATGGTGGAGCAAGCAGAACCCAGAACGTTGACAGAACTCATTACTGCCAATGGAAAAATAAAACCGGAAGTAGAAGTAAAGGTATCCTCAGATGTATCGGGCGAAATATTAGAGCTGACGGTAAAAGAAGGTGATGAAGTATTTAACGGACAGATATTAGCCAAAATACAGCCCGATATTTATCAGCGACACCTGGAAAAAATGCAGGCATCGCTTCGCTCTGCTGAAGCCAACCTTGCCCAAGCCGAGGCACAGCTGCAACAGAAAGAGCTGTCGTTTAATCGTAACAAAACCCTTTGGGAGCAGCAAACCATATCCGAATCTGAATACGAACTGGCACTTAGCGATTACAATATAGCCAAAGCCAGTGCCGAGGCTTCCAAAGCAGCGCTCCGGAATGCCAAGGCTTCGTTAAACGAGGCAAAAGACAACCTCACCAAAACAACCATTTACTCCCCTATGGACGGAACCGTTTCGCGCCTAAACGTTGAAAAAGGAGAGCGTGTGGTAGGTACCGCCCAGTTTGAAGGAACAGACATGATGACTATTGCCAATATGAATAACATGGAAGTGGTGGTTGATGTAAACGAAAACGACATTATCCGGGTAAGCAGTCGCGACACCGCCCTTATTGAAGTGGATGCCTATTTAGACAGAAAGTTTAAAGGCCTGGTGACCGAAATTGCCAATTCGGCCAAATCGGAAGGTACCAGCGCCGACCAAATTACCAACTTTGAGGTAAAGGTGCTTATTTTACCCCAATCGTACCGCGAGCTAATTCAGGAAAAAGGCGAAAACTTTTACCCCTTCCGCCCAGGCATGTCGGCTACGGTAGATATACAAACCAACACACGGGCAGATGTACTCAGCGTTCCTATTCAATCGGTAACTACACGAGCAGATACCACCACCATAAATACGAAAGACAAAGATTTGAACCAAGAGGACGATAAAACAGAGGTGGTATTTGTAGTAAAAGAGGGGAGAGTTGAACAGCGCAATGTAACACCCGGCATACAGGATACTCGGCACATAGAAATTATTGAAGGCCTAAAGGAAGGTGAAGAGGTGGTGACTGCTCCTTATAGTGCCATAGCTAACAAATTAAAGCACAACGACCCCGTAGAAGTAGTAGAAAAATTGTTTGAGGACAAAGAGAAAAAATAG
- a CDS encoding glycosyltransferase family 39 protein: MRKKNKESLPEPFRLESWLIQRANSLFYLLLAVFVVFSFLYFNVKPSIAGDDSSYIIRGINFLESGIFPTYQGPVYPLLLSLIILLAGMNLLVLKLSSLVFMVGFIIVFYRTFKEKVSYTALFYTMAILSVSHLFLFFSSQTFSEALFLLLQAGLFYLLFKGMSLNEGGWLPSKKELAFILLVALCCVLLFLTRTIGFGALLATVLFFMVERKFKRALYVTVFFVALLSAFFTLRSQIWEVPVSSGEQSSQLMSKNPYDSSEGKEDFLGFVARFKDNSNLYLSKHLMRIIGFRSDSINTVKPPISFALYLLFIFGFLRFAQKNKYLYFTSVYLAIMLGITFFSLQKIWDQYRLIIPFVPLMLVVLVQILVDMSKVKHFVFIRKVLPVVLLLSVVLTFGKGVKSMDIPTLAKNIKGDMLAGYTPDWVSYLQMAEYCHDNLSEQQVVACRKPNLARIYGKGKKFHGIYRIPSNDPDELIQYLKERNISHIILGSLRKNPKQFTGQTINTIQRFMAIIFKKYPKTFKLVHKFGNQEPAYLYEIHYPDFETETNKQ; the protein is encoded by the coding sequence ATGCGTAAAAAGAATAAGGAGAGCTTGCCTGAGCCTTTCAGGCTTGAAAGCTGGCTGATCCAAAGAGCAAATAGCTTGTTTTATTTACTTTTAGCAGTATTTGTAGTTTTTAGCTTTTTGTATTTTAACGTTAAGCCTAGCATAGCCGGCGACGATTCGTCCTACATTATCCGGGGCATTAATTTTCTCGAGTCCGGAATCTTTCCAACCTATCAGGGGCCTGTTTATCCTCTTCTTTTATCGCTAATCATTCTTCTTGCGGGGATGAATCTGCTCGTTCTTAAACTGAGTTCTTTGGTTTTTATGGTGGGTTTTATTATTGTTTTTTATCGTACTTTTAAAGAGAAGGTATCATATACGGCGCTCTTTTATACCATGGCTATTCTAAGTGTCAGTCATTTATTTCTCTTTTTTTCGAGCCAAACATTTTCCGAAGCACTTTTTCTTTTGCTTCAGGCGGGTTTGTTTTATCTGCTTTTTAAGGGCATGTCACTAAACGAAGGTGGATGGCTACCCTCAAAAAAGGAGTTGGCATTTATACTGCTGGTAGCGTTGTGTTGTGTGTTGTTGTTTTTAACCCGCACCATAGGTTTTGGAGCATTGTTGGCCACGGTGCTGTTTTTTATGGTAGAACGAAAATTTAAAAGAGCCCTGTATGTAACGGTTTTTTTTGTGGCCTTGCTGAGTGCATTTTTTACCCTGCGCTCCCAAATTTGGGAAGTACCTGTGAGCTCCGGTGAGCAGTCGTCGCAATTGATGAGTAAAAATCCATACGACAGTAGTGAAGGTAAAGAAGACTTTTTGGGTTTTGTTGCCCGATTTAAAGATAACTCCAACCTATATCTGTCCAAGCATTTGATGCGTATCATCGGCTTTAGGTCCGATAGCATAAATACAGTAAAGCCCCCCATCAGTTTTGCACTGTACTTGCTTTTTATATTCGGATTTTTACGCTTTGCCCAAAAAAATAAATACTTGTATTTTACTTCGGTTTATCTCGCCATTATGCTCGGCATTACTTTTTTTTCGTTGCAAAAAATATGGGATCAATACAGGCTCATTATCCCTTTTGTACCACTCATGTTAGTTGTGTTGGTTCAGATTTTGGTTGATATGAGCAAAGTAAAACACTTTGTATTTATACGAAAAGTATTGCCGGTGGTACTTCTATTATCTGTAGTGCTTACCTTTGGTAAAGGTGTAAAAAGTATGGATATACCTACCTTAGCCAAAAACATAAAAGGCGACATGCTGGCGGGCTATACTCCGGATTGGGTAAGTTATTTGCAAATGGCTGAATATTGCCACGATAATTTGAGTGAACAACAAGTGGTGGCTTGTCGTAAGCCCAACCTGGCTCGTATTTACGGAAAGGGGAAGAAGTTTCATGGAATTTACCGTATTCCGTCAAACGATCCCGACGAACTGATTCAATACCTGAAAGAAAGGAATATTAGCCACATAATATTGGGTAGCTTACGAAAAAATCCTAAACAGTTTACCGGTCAAACCATCAATACCATTCAACGTTTTATGGCTATAATATTTAAAAAATACCCTAAAACCTTTAAGTTGGTGCATAAATTTGGCAATCAGGAACCCGCCTACCTCTACGAAATTCATTACCCTGACTTTGAAACAGAAACGAACAAACAATAA
- a CDS encoding TolC family protein: MTNKTILLLALVVCIKIGNINAQEAWTLERCINYAFENNITIKRQNLSTDLQKNELSQSKLNRLPNLNSQSTYGHSYGYTWIQEAGQNVDVNTRSFSLGIGSSVDVFDGLSVTNTIKRNRLDLMASLALEEEIRNDIALQITSQYLQILFDKELLLVAQEQYEVTSQQVRRTQQLVEAGSLAKGSQLEIKSQAAKEALNVTQQENNLNLSLLNLAQLLDLEDVANFDVVSPIIPEIAHMKVENPVDVYSTALTLMPQIKGADYQLESSIAEVKIARGGYYPNLSLNAQWGARANWLIDDPNNLNRSLSDQINSNKNFFVGASLNIPIFNKLQTRSRVKNARIAVLDAQYQLNQQKLNLRKEIQQAYADALGAYNKYLSSSLAVESFKESLRYTEQKYNVGLVNTVDYNVAKNDYLRAQSDLLQSKYEYILRSKILDFYKGIAIVL; encoded by the coding sequence ATGACGAACAAAACAATTCTCCTTCTCGCTTTAGTAGTATGTATAAAAATAGGCAACATAAATGCCCAGGAAGCTTGGACTTTGGAACGGTGTATTAACTATGCCTTCGAAAACAATATTACTATAAAGCGACAAAACCTCAGTACCGATTTACAAAAAAATGAGTTGTCACAAAGCAAACTCAATCGCCTGCCCAATTTAAACAGCCAGTCGACTTATGGCCATAGTTACGGTTACACCTGGATACAGGAAGCAGGGCAAAACGTGGATGTGAACACCCGTTCGTTTAGTTTAGGTATTGGGTCGTCGGTGGATGTTTTTGATGGCCTAAGCGTTACCAATACCATCAAACGCAACCGACTCGATTTGATGGCTTCGCTGGCCTTGGAAGAAGAGATACGAAATGATATCGCACTGCAAATTACCAGCCAGTACCTTCAGATTTTGTTCGATAAAGAATTATTGCTGGTAGCTCAGGAGCAATACGAAGTAACCAGTCAGCAGGTGAGACGCACCCAGCAGTTGGTAGAGGCAGGCAGCCTGGCCAAGGGCAGCCAGCTCGAAATTAAATCGCAGGCAGCAAAGGAGGCGCTCAACGTAACACAGCAAGAAAACAATTTAAACCTATCGCTTTTAAACCTGGCACAATTGCTGGATCTGGAAGATGTGGCCAACTTTGATGTGGTGTCGCCCATCATACCGGAAATAGCGCATATGAAAGTAGAAAACCCTGTTGATGTATATTCAACAGCACTCACCCTGATGCCTCAAATAAAAGGGGCAGATTACCAGCTGGAGAGTTCAATTGCCGAAGTAAAAATTGCCCGGGGCGGGTATTATCCTAACCTAAGCCTTAACGCGCAGTGGGGTGCCAGAGCCAACTGGCTTATTGACGATCCTAATAACCTGAACCGCTCACTGTCAGACCAAATAAATTCCAACAAAAACTTCTTTGTTGGCGCCTCACTAAATATTCCCATATTTAATAAACTACAAACGCGCAGCAGGGTAAAAAATGCCCGTATAGCTGTGTTGGATGCACAATACCAGTTAAATCAGCAAAAACTGAACCTACGCAAAGAAATTCAGCAGGCTTATGCCGATGCACTGGGGGCGTATAATAAATATCTATCAAGTAGTCTGGCGGTGGAATCGTTTAAAGAATCTTTGCGCTATACCGAACAGAAATATAACGTGGGACTGGTAAACACAGTGGATTACAACGTAGCTAAAAACGATTATTTGCGCGCGCAATCGGATTTACTACAATCGAAATACGAATATATTCTGCGAAGTAAAATCCTCGATTTTTATAAAGGAATTGCTATTGTGCTTTAA